Within Vallitalea okinawensis, the genomic segment TTCTTCGTCATAGGCATCTTTTTTTTCTATATCTTCTTTTACATGTACCGATTTGGTCCGTGCTATTTCAAATTGAGATTTGGCTTGATCATGTTTCTCCATAACAGGTGTTACAATATAAGTGTAACTCAAATACATGAGTAAAACTGTGAATAGTACAACAATAAGTACTAACTCTCTAAAACTTAATTTACTTAATGCTTTGTTACGCCCCATTTGATTCACCTTCTATCTTGAATGTAAGTGAAAATGATGACTTACCTTCCTCATTTACTGTAATTGAACTAACTTCTATTTGATAAAAACTCTTATAGGTCTTCAGGTTATTGATGAGATAAGCAACACTTTCTTCATCATCAGCTTCACCAGACATTGTACAATCGCCTTGATCATTAACTGTATAGCTCAAGATAAAGACCCCTTCTGGAAATAGCAATTTTAAATCATCAAACAATGTAATCTGACTAATTGATCCATTAGCATTCTTAAGACTTTCATAGATTATCTTCAAATCTTGTAAATCTGTTATTTCTGTTTTAATTTCGTTAATTTGAGCTACTGTATTTTGATCTACTTCAATAGCTATTCTTTTTTCTTCATATGTACTGGTCTGCATAACATAAGATATATACATTATTGCTGTTATGGCAAATACAAGCAGAATGGGTAAAGCTAATAAAAAACTCTTAGTCTTATCTCTTCTTTTGGCATTTAACTTTTCTTTAATGGTATATAGTAAATTTATATCAGTCATTTAGTACCCACCTACTCTCTTATGGTACAACCAATTATATTGGCAAATGTACCTTCTTCCTTCATATAAGTATTAACTGGTATATTCGTCATTCCTTTAATAACATCACATAATGGTTTAAGGTGTGCATACTCACCGTATAATAATATCTCATCTAATATTAAATCTTTTCTATTATACTGCATGAAATCAACGAACTGATTAATAATATCTTCGAGTTCCATTACTCCTTGATTGATGTATCCCTTGAACTCATCTTCACTAATTTCAAAACGTTTATAATCTCCTTGAAGGCAAGCACTCACCTCTTCTTCAGCTAATGCAAGTTGCTTTTGCAATGTATAATCGACAAAGTTCATACCATTAATGACATATTTACTTAATAAAATCTTCTTCTTACTCGTTAACATGACATTGATGTAATTATAATTAACGTCAACTAAGATATAATGTTTGTTATACTTCTGTCGAGTAAAATACTTAACTGCGCAATTTGCTGAGATATCTACCGTTTCTGGAATCATTTTTAGCTCTCCAGCTAGCACCATATAGCTATTAATGATATCCCGAGGTACTAATACAACAATACCTGATATTTGCTCATCTATCTCCTCATAAATTTTAAAGGACATAAAATGTGTCTTAAGAATATCAGGTAATGTCTCATAAAGTTTTATTTCAATTGCTCCTCGAATCTCTGATTCACTTTTTAATTTTGGTACTATAAACTGTCTAATAATGGTTTGAGATGAGCTTAAGCAAAAGGAACATCTTTTTGCCTTTAACTTATTATCACTCAGTAGACTTCTAATTCTTGTTGATAGTTTTTGTGATTCTACAATTTCTCCATCATTAACAACATTTTCAGGTGTATCAAAAACAAATTTATGATCAGCATCATACATAAGTTTCGTCTTGTTCTGTGTGACTTCTATGTATAAATGTTTATTCCCCATAATTATTCTCCTTAATGATCGGACTTAATCGGTATTAAAATGGAATTTGATTCAAAATCCGCTGAATCATTTATATAGTATTCTACTGTCACTTTTATACTATCTGGATATGTCTCTCCATCTGGTTCTTCTTCAAACTTCAAGCTTTTAATTTTATTATCGTAAGTTAAGGAATAGGTCCTTGAAGTATCATCGAGATCAAATGAGATTTCAAAAGAATTATCACTAAACTGATGGTATACACTATTATCTTTGAAATAAATCCATTGATACTGATATAGATTATTTGAAACACTAAATTCATTCTCAGACTTAATCTCCAGAATATCATTTCCACTCTTTGTTCTTAATGCTATAGCATTGGATACATCGTTTCTCTTAATTTCGGTTGTAATGAAATTAAGAGCAAAATTTCCTTCACTTCGTCCACCTATGGCATCGCTAATATTGTGAAACTGCTGTCCACCAAAAGATATGAGTCTGAGTATCAATGTTCCAACAATTGCTATCAACGCCATGACAGTAATAAGTTCAATTAAAGTAAAACCTTTTTCATTTTTCTTTATTTTAAGCATGGTTCACCTACTTATTTTGCTTCTACTTCTATTTTGCCAAATAACCCTTCCAGGGTATATTTAAACTTATAGTCATCATTAAAATATATATTGGTCTGATTATGTAGTACTTGGAAAAATTGATATTCCTGTAGATTGGTATCATCGGTTAATTCTTTAAATCCACTAAATTCTCCTACTGTGTGCTTAACATCAGAATCATCCATATAGTATAGTTTCTCACCGTTATCTAAATAAAACTGACGTAATGCTATGTTTAGCTCTTTTTCATAAGCTTGTTTGTATTGATTTTCTTCTACTGATTTCATATCTATGTACTGCGGCATAGCGATTGATGCTAGTATTAATAAAATGGCTATAACAACCACTACCTCTACCATGGTAAAACCTTTTTCATTCATTTTCTTTCACTCCCTAAAGGGATAGTAATTTGTAATAATCCCAAATAGCAGGTAAGCCAAGGCTGTACCTTGGCTACATGTTCTTATTAAATTACTTTTTATCAACTGTTATTTCACCTTCTGAAGTAATGTCAACATCATAAGTATTTCCATTGTCAAGATGCACTTCATAACTTATAACTCCAGAAGATAGACTAAAATCCGTAACTCCCTTAATTGTGTAGGTTCCATAAGTTGTAGCATCGAAAACTAAGTCAGTAGCCGTATCTGCATCTTGACCACCAGTAATGATATCACTAGCCTCTGACCCAACTGATGGATATCCAGCTTCACCAGCATGGTACAGATTAACCATTGATAAGAATTGTCTACTATCTTGTTCTATAGCTGCTTGCTCCGCACTTGATGTAAAATTACTAAATCTAGGCACCATCACTGCCGCCAGAATTGCAATTATAGCAATAACAACTATCAATTCAATCAACGTAAACCCCTTCTCTTTTTTTAATAACTTTTTACTCCATTTTCTCATTTGTATTTACCCCTTTCAAAATATGTATATGTATTTTTTCAACCTTCGCACTCTATATTGATTGCACATCAAGCAATAGTAAGGGTAGTTATTATCGCTGACCATTTTAGCGAATGTTGATTTATATCAAGAGCATTTCGCTCTTAATAGCTTCATAATATGTATTTGACTACATTCCACTCATTGCACTTTGCATAATCTCTGTCATTGGTAACATTATAGACAATATAACGATTCCTACGATGATTGCCAAGGAAATAATCATGATGGGTTCAATTAACGTAGTAGCTCTGTTGATTGATTCCTCCACTTCATCATCGAAAAAATCTGCTGTTCTAAGTAGCATATCGTCCAGTTGACCTGTCTTTTGACCTACAGAAATCATTTCGATGAGTAGTGGCGAAAAGACTTCAACCTTTTCTAAGGCTACAGATAATTCATAACCTTTTTTGACTTCCTCTTTAGCTAATTTAAATCGCTCTTCTACAGCCGTATTACCGATAAGAGAAGAAATAATATCGATGGAATCCAACATAGATATACCACTATACAAGAGAACACCTAGACTTCTAGCGAAGCGTGTAGTAATGACTTTTTTTTGCACATTTCTAACGACTGGTATGGCTAGTTTTAGTGAATCAAAGAAGTAGCGCCCTGCTCCTTTTCTTCCCCATAGATAGAGAAGTGTTATAGTACCTCCTAATGCAATCATGATGTAAAGAAAATTCGCTTGCATGAATGCACTTACAGCCATTAGTATCACAGTGATAGCTGGCATCTCTCCCCCAAATCCAGCTAATGTATCTGCAAAAATAGGCAGTACGAAAGTAAATAACATAATTAAAACACCTAACATAAGTATCAGCAGAATGATTGGATAAATCATCGCTGATGTCACTTTGTTTTTGATCTTATTGTTCTTTTCATAGTATTCAGCCATTCGAGTAAGAATAAGATCCAAATTACCACTGATTTCCCCAACTCGCACCATGCTTCTTAAAAATTCCGGGAAAACATCATGATGTAACTCCATTGCTTCTGATAGCAAACGTCCTTTTCGTATGTCTTCATAGATTTCGGATAGGGTTTTCTTAAATTTCTTATTCTTAGTTTGTAATGCCAGTATATTAATAGCTTCTGCTATATTCACACCAGAACTAAATAATACAGCGAACTGTCGACAGAAGAGTGCTAAGTCTTTCAACTTAACAGACGACAATAATCTAATTTCTTTAGAACTATCACTGAGCACCTTATATTCAGATAGATAATAGCCTTGACTTCTGAGATGCTCTCGAAGTTCTTCCATATCTGCAGCTAGATACTCACCTTCTGTTTGTTTTCCTGCCAAATTCTTAGCAGTATATTTATATTTAATCATTTGTATCCTCCTTTAGGTATATGGACATTTCAACTCTCAATATACCCTAGTGACGAGCGAGCATGACATGAAGTTCATTTAAATCATAAGTTTGGCTTGTCATAGATCTCCTAGAAATCGTACCTTGTTTATAAAGTTCAACTAAATGTTGATTCATGGTTTGCATACCATCCATCACATTGGTCTGAATCACATTTTGAATCTGATAAACTTTGTTTTCCCTAATAAGATTGCTGATAGCAGAATTATTTTTGAGCACCTCACATGCTGCAACCATACCTGTACTATCTTGACGTGGTATCAGCTGTTGAGTGACAACTCCTCTTAATACTGTTGCTAATTGGCTCCTTATTTGGTTCTGCTGCTCATGTGGAAAAATATCTATAATACGTTCAACAGTTTGCGCTGAACTAACTGTATGCATGGTAGAAAATACCAAGTGACCGGTCTCAGCAGCAGTGATAGCAATTCTTGTAGTCTCCAGGTCACGCATTTCTCCAACAAGAATTACATCAGGGTCTTCTCGAAGTGAGGCCCTTAAGGCAGTTGCAAAATTGTTTGAATCAATCCCCATTTCACGTTGATTGACGATACTTTTCTTATGTCGATAAAGATACTCGATGGGATCTTCTATGGTAATAATGTGTTTTGCATCTCGTTTATTAATAATATCAATCAAACTTGCAAGAGTTGTAGATTTACCACTACCAGTGACCCCTGTAACAAGCACTAAGCCTGATTGATAGTTTGTCAGTTCTTTTGTGACAGGTGGAAGATTCAAGTCCTGAAAATCAGGTATCTTATAGGGTTGTATCCGAATAACCAGCGCATAACTACCTCTTTGCTTGAAAGCATTAGCTCGGTAACGTCCTAAATTCTCTCTAGAGAAAGAGAAATCGCTTTCACCCACATCTAAAAGCATATGTAAATTTCTATCATCAATACATTGCTTGATAAGTTCAAATGTATGATTAGGTGATAGTTTACCGAAATCATCTAACTGCGTTAATTCACCAAGTCGTCTAACTCTTGGGTACGTGCCAACAGATAAATGAATATCAGTAACATCCATTTCATGAGCTTTCATCAATAAATCATTTAACGTAAAATCCAAATCTATATCCTCCTCTAGACAAATACAACACGAGTCATTTCTTCAATGGATGTTTCGCCTTTTAGAACGAGTCGCTTACAACTTTCGAACAATGTATCCATACCTTCATTGACAGCTAGGTTATTGATCTCTTGGGTTGTTTTTCCTTCTGCTATAGCTGCTTTAATCTTATCACTTACATCAAGAATCTCGTGAATAGCTGATCTTCCTGTATAACCTGTCCAATTACAGATATGACAACCAATGGGCTTAAATATGGTTAGGTTTTGATCGACTTTTAGGGTTATCTTCTCCATATTCGTTGCTAAAACCTCATTTTTACAATGTGGGCATAATCGTCTTACCAGTCGTTGTGCAATAACACCTACGATCGCATCCGCTACTAGATAAGATGGAATTCCCATGTCTAATAGTCTAGTAATGGTACTTGCTGCATCATTGGTATGGATGGTAGACAATACCATATGACCAGTGATAGCCGAACGTACGGATATCTCAGCTGTTTCTTCATCACGAATCTCGCCAACCATGATAATATCTGGGTCCTGCCTGAGTATACTTCTTAAGCCTTCTGCAAAGGTTAATCCAGCTTTTGTATTTACCTGTACCTGGTTAATACCAGTAAACATATATTCTACTGGATCTTCTACTGTTACTAGATTCTTATCAACTGTATTTAATTCTTTTAACATGGCATACAGAGTGGTTGTTTTACCACTTCCTGTAGGTCCAGAAACTAGAACAATGCCATAAGGAATCCTCGTAAAACGATTGATAATTATTTTCTCTTCATCTGTAAAACCTAGATGTTCAATGGCTAATAAACTAGCGTTACGATGCAATATCCGCATGACAATTTTTTCACCAAAGGTAGTTGGTAACGCCGAAACACGTAGATCAAACTTTTTACCATCAACTTCTGTTTCAATACGTCCATCCTGTGGCACCCTTTTTTCTGCAATATTCATATCTGCCAGTAGCTTTATCCGAGTGGATATGGCAGAAAAAGATTGGATTGGTATACTCATGACCTTTGTTAATGAACCATTAATTCGATTTCTTACAAAAATCTCTTGATCAAAGGGTTCTATATGTATGTCACTAGCCTTCATGCGAATAGCTTGGGTTATTATTGAGTTAACTATCTTAACGGTTGGAGCATTAGCTATATCATCATTCTCAATAATTTCATCTACAGTGCTATTATCATCTAGTTCTTTAACTAACTCTTCAATAACTTCTTTCGAGGAACCTTCTTTGTAATATCGATCAATAGCTTCTTCAATTTCCTCATCACTACATAAGTGAATTTTGACTGATTTTCGAGTTATGAGTCTAACATCATCTCTAGCTTCCATGTTATAAGGATTAGACACAGCAATATGTAAAATGTTATTTTCCAATCTAAATGGAATGATATTGTACTTCTTTGCAACACTTTGGGGAACTAATTTAACAACAGGTTGCTTAATATCTTCTTTCTCTAATGAAACAAGTGGAACAGATAACTGTTTAGATAAGGTTTCTATAATTTCTTGATCGGTTATGTATTGCAAAGCTACCAGTGCTTTACCAATCTTGCAATTATGTATTTTTTGATAGCTTACAGCTTCCTCAAGACTTTTTTGATCGATTTTGACAGCATCTATTAATAGTTCACCTAATTTTTTTCTTTTCATAATAGTCCCACATTCTATATAATTTCTAATGAAATCAAACCTAGTTTTATCATTTGTCATGTTAAAATTATTTATATTGCTCCATTAAAACGAATTTTTACTTTCAAAACTATTTACTTAATCATTGTTTGTTACACATTTATGTCAATTATGATAATATAAGTTATTACAGATATTATTTTACATTATTTTACAAACAAATAAAAAAGTTGCAGTATTATTGAATACTGCAACCGATCGATCATAGTTAAAAACCTTAGACTCTGGTTTTGCGTCTTAGCTTTTCAGCTAATTTGCCCTTTTTTAATTAAGTTAAACATATTATAATATAATTCTCACTTTATGTAAATAGATATTAATAGATCTTGTTTTGTAGAATTTTGTAATCTAACAGGATTTCTAACAATTAAAGATAGTAATTTACTATTTGCTCACCAAAAATCAGTGCTATTAAGACACCAATGACGATAAAAGGTCCAAAGGGTATCATTGATTTTCTATCAATCTTAACAAAACTTAATAATACTACACCAACTACTCCCCCTATTACAACAGCAAACCACAAAGATATAAGTGTTAATGGCCAGCCTAAAAAGAGACCTAGAGGAATATATAACTTAATATCTCCCATACCTATTCCTGCCCGACCTTTATATATGATTAGTGATAGAATATATATAAGGATTAGTAACGATAATACCAAAACAATCGCTATAAAGCCACTAAATCGACTAAAACCTAAGTAAATACCATAATTTCCAGTAATTATATGATACCCTTGAATAACTAAGCCAATGACTAAACCAAATAAAACAACTTTATTAGGGATGATCATATGCTTTAAGTCAATGAAAAATACCACATTGAGAATACAGCACAAAGTTGCCACTGCAAAAAAATCAATACTTAAACCATAAAGATAAAAGAATAATATGAACTCAATACCTGTTAATAATTCAACTAATGGATATTGAATGGTTATATGCTTTTTGCAGAATCTACACCTGCCTTTTAATAATATATAGCTAAAAAAAGGTATCAGATCATAGAACTTCAGCTGTTTTTGGCAATGTGGACATTTAGAACGTCCATTAGCAATACTTTCTTTCGACGGGATACGATAGATACACACATTTAAAAAACTACCTATGACTAGACCCAAGATAAAAATAAATAAATATATTGTCAATCACCCTTCACGCATTTTTATTTTTAACCCTTATTTCAACCTTATATTACCATAAATTATTATTAATATCAATTTTTTTGCTTAATTTATACGAAATAATAACCATATCCCCTTGCACCCTTCCCTCAAAGATGCTTTAATGATATGTATGGTTTATATACAATCGGAAAATAGGGAGGCTTATATGTATTGGGATGACAAACCTTATTACTCGCTGAGTTATAAATTAAAAGAGAAATATGGGGAAAAAGTATTTAAAATTGCTTTAGATGCTGGTTTTACCTGTCCTAACCGAGATGGTACTATTGACTCAAGGGGATGTATTTTTTGTAGTGCAGGTGGTTCGGGTGATTTTGCCTCTTCTAAACAATTATCCATACACAATCAAATAGAAGAAGGTAAGCTGCGTCTACAGAAAAAATTCAAAGGTGATCAATTTATCGCTTACTTTCAAGCTTATACGAATACCTATGGCGATCTAGACTATCTAAGAAAAGTGTATTTTGAAGCTGCTAATCATCCAGATATAGTCGCTATCTCCATAGCCACACGCCCTGACTGTTTAAGTGCTGAAGTCTGCGAGTTACTAAAAGAACTCAATCAAATAGTCGATGTTTGGGTAGAATTAGGACTTCAAACGATACATGAAGAAAGTGCAGTTTTTATGAGAAGAGGATATACTCTTCAAGTTTTTAATGATGCTGTATCACTATTAACTTCTTATAATTTAGATATTATCGTTCATATCATTTTAGGGTTGCCAGGTGAAAGTCAATCAGACATGCTGACAACAGTTAAATACGTTAGTCATCTTCCTATCCAAGGTATCAAACTTCAGCTGCTTCATGTTCTTAAAGATACGGATTTGGAGAAAGTGTACTTAGATGGTGATTATCAACCCTTAGAGCGAGAGGAATATATCGACCTAGTTATCGATTGTATTGCGAACATTCCTTCTCATATTGTTATTCATCGTATTACCGGTGATGCACCTTGGAAATTACTTGTTGCACCCCGCTGGAGCACAGATAAAAAAAATATTTTTAATCAAACCTTAAAACGCTTTAAACAGAGGGATTCTTATCAAGGTAAGGCATTTCATGCAACAAAAAGTACTTGTAACTGATTACTATTTGTTATACAATATTAATAACGAAAATTTGTTCTAGCGTTAAATACCGCGAAGGTATTGGAGGGATTAATATGACCCAGAATACCCACGATTTAACTGCCAATAAGCTTATACTTCTTTTTCTGCTAAAAAACGTCTCAGGTCCTTTGAGCCAAACGCAGATAACAGATTTTATATTATTCAATAACTACACGGATTATTTTTCTTTGCAGCAATATTTAGCAGAACTTGTTAATGCAACATTAATTGCACAGTCAAAGAATAATAATACTACCTTATATGAGATTAATCAAAAGGGCATTGATACGCTGGAGCTTTTCATAAACCGTATACCTTATAGCATACGACAAGAAATAATGGAGTTTACAAAGAATAATGACTGTAAGGTTAACCTTTATAGGAGAATTGAATCAAATATAAAAGAGGAAGATGGACAATACGTTGTCAGTTGTTCCATTAAGGAGAATGATAAGCCCATCATTTCCTTGGATGTTAAAACAGAATCTGAAGACGAAGCTAAAATGATAAAAACCAATTGGCAGAAAAGAGCTCGGTCTATTTATAAGACAGTGGTCAAAGATTTAAAAAATGAGAATTAGAAATAACCTATCGACAAAGGTCAATAGGTTATTTTTTATTTACTCTTCTATTTCTTTTACCTCATCTTCCATAGCTGCATGTTGATCAGCATATTCTTGTAATAAGGTATCAAATCGTTCCCAAATTTCATCTTTACCTTGTTTACTCACAGCTGAAAATGGAATAATATTTTTTTGGTTAGGCATTTTTAATGCTTTTTGTATCACGTTTAAGTGTTTCTTGATTTGACTTCTTTTAAGTTTATCCATTTTCGTAGCAATGATCAGAGGTTCGAAGCCTTGATACTTAATCCAATCGTACATCAGCACATCATTCTTACCTGGTTCATGTCGGATATCAATGAGTAAGACTACTAATCTTAATTGCTGACGAGTAGTCAGATAATCCTCAATAAAGCGACCCCATCTTTCTCGATCTGCTTTGGATACTTTAGCATAGCCATAGCCAGGCAAATCAACAAAGTAAAGCTGCTCTTCTACGTTGTAAAAGTTAATGGTTTGTGTTTTCCCAGGTTTTGAACTTGTTCTAGCTAAAGACTTACGATTAATCAAGGTATTGAGTAAAGATGATTTTCCTACATTTGATTTTCCTGCAAAAGCTATTTCTAAAAAATCTGTGTCAGGTAATTGATCTTTTCTCCCTGTAACAACATCTAAATATACATTATTTACATTCATTCTTCTCCACCTTCTTTATAGGCTCAGTTAGTGCATGGCTGAGAACTTCATCCATGTGTGACATGAATAAAATGTCAACACCTTCTCGAATATGCTCTTCTAATTCCATTACATTCTTTTCATTATCAACAGGCACTAGGATAGTTTTAATCCCCGCCCTTTTAGCTGCCAATATCTTTTCTTTTAAGCCACCGATTGGAAGGACGCGACCTCTAAGGGTAATCTCACCTGTCATTCCTACGTCATTACGAATTGGTATATTGGTCAATGCTGAAATCATAGCTGTAGCCATGGTTATGCCCGCAGATGGTCCATCTTTTGGAACTGCACCTTCTGGTATATGGATATGAGTATCCACCTTTTGATAGAAATCTTCTTGGAGCCCGAGTTCTTCTGACCTTGAACGAATGTAACTCATAGCTGCTTTAGCAGATTCCTTCATCACATCACCAAGTTGTCCAGTTAATTGAAAAGCACCTTTACCTTTCATGGTATTGACTTCTACTGACAAGGTATCTCCACCTACACTAGTCCATGCAAGTCCTCTAGCAATCCCAACATCTGCTTTGTCTATTATTGTATCATATCGGTAAGTTTTTATTCCCAAATACTGATCAATATTTTTTTCAGTAACTTTTATGTAGCTCCTATCACCAGAAATAATCTCTTTTGCACCTTTACGAATAATCTCAGCCAGCTTTCTTTCAAGATTACGTACACCAGCTTCTTTTGTATAATTATTAATAATGGTCTTTAATGCTTTATCATTTATACGAATATGTCCCTTTTTGAGACCATGGCGCTTGAGTTGTTTAGTTAAAAGATGTTTCTTTGCGATGAAGAACTTCTCATCTTCTGTGTAACTGGATAAATGTATAATTTCCATACGATCCCTTAAAGGTCGTGGTATTCTTTGCAAATCATTGGCAGTCGCTAAAAATAACGTATCCGATAAATCAAAATCTAATTCTATATAATGATCTCTAAAATTCTTATTCTGTTCTGGATCAAGAACCTCTAATAATGCTGCAGTTGGATCTCCTCTAAAATCGTTACTCATTTTATCAATTTCATCTAATAACATTAAAGGATTATTGGTTCCAGCTTGTTTAATAGCAGAAATAATACGCCCTGGCATAGCACCTACATAAGTCTTTCTATGACCTCTAATCTCAGCTTCATCACGAACACCGCCTAAAGAAATTCGGACGTACTCCCGATTTAAACTCTCTGCAATTGATGATGCAATTGATGTTTTACCAACACCAGGAGGTCCAACTAGACAAAGTATTGGACTATACGATTCTGGAGCAAATTCACGTACTGAAAGATGTTCCAATATCCTTTCTTTAACCTTCTTAAGACCATAATGATCTCTTTCAAGGATCTTCTCAGCTTTCCTGATATTCACAAGCTCTTTTGACTTATCTTTCCAAGGAATATCCAATACCCATTCAATATAGTTACGCTGCACAGCTGATTCTTGAGAACTAGGTGTCATTCTCTCTAAACGTTTAATTTCTTTTGTTACTTTCTTCATAACATATTCAGGAACGTCTTTTTCTTC encodes:
- a CDS encoding TIGR01212 family radical SAM protein (This family includes YhcC from E. coli K-12, an uncharacterized radical SAM protein.), with amino-acid sequence MYWDDKPYYSLSYKLKEKYGEKVFKIALDAGFTCPNRDGTIDSRGCIFCSAGGSGDFASSKQLSIHNQIEEGKLRLQKKFKGDQFIAYFQAYTNTYGDLDYLRKVYFEAANHPDIVAISIATRPDCLSAEVCELLKELNQIVDVWVELGLQTIHEESAVFMRRGYTLQVFNDAVSLLTSYNLDIIVHIILGLPGESQSDMLTTVKYVSHLPIQGIKLQLLHVLKDTDLEKVYLDGDYQPLEREEYIDLVIDCIANIPSHIVIHRITGDAPWKLLVAPRWSTDKKNIFNQTLKRFKQRDSYQGKAFHATKSTCN
- the yihA gene encoding ribosome biogenesis GTP-binding protein YihA/YsxC, whose product is MNVNNVYLDVVTGRKDQLPDTDFLEIAFAGKSNVGKSSLLNTLINRKSLARTSSKPGKTQTINFYNVEEQLYFVDLPGYGYAKVSKADRERWGRFIEDYLTTRQQLRLVVLLIDIRHEPGKNDVLMYDWIKYQGFEPLIIATKMDKLKRSQIKKHLNVIQKALKMPNQKNIIPFSAVSKQGKDEIWERFDTLLQEYADQHAAMEDEVKEIEE
- the lon gene encoding endopeptidase La, with product MDGRRSLPVLPLRGFVIFPKMIINFDVGRKSSILAVEKAMVEDEYILLAVQEDAKIEEPTVSDITQVGTIARIKQIMKLPNGVIRVLVEAVERAVIEKYVHEEPFFFAEVSTETYELEKEYSEAWVKTVGDVLEQFAEMGRIAPDTVVSILSTEDPDEMADLIAANLPFSLEKKVELLCLTNPLERLEKIIMLVEEEGNIIKLQKDIQSKVKSKINKTQKDYYLREQLKIIQDTLGDDAVAGDEINEYRQRLEEKDVPEYVMKKVTKEIKRLERMTPSSQESAVQRNYIEWVLDIPWKDKSKELVNIRKAEKILERDHYGLKKVKERILEHLSVREFAPESYSPILCLVGPPGVGKTSIASSIAESLNREYVRISLGGVRDEAEIRGHRKTYVGAMPGRIISAIKQAGTNNPLMLLDEIDKMSNDFRGDPTAALLEVLDPEQNKNFRDHYIELDFDLSDTLFLATANDLQRIPRPLRDRMEIIHLSSYTEDEKFFIAKKHLLTKQLKRHGLKKGHIRINDKALKTIINNYTKEAGVRNLERKLAEIIRKGAKEIISGDRSYIKVTEKNIDQYLGIKTYRYDTIIDKADVGIARGLAWTSVGGDTLSVEVNTMKGKGAFQLTGQLGDVMKESAKAAMSYIRSRSEELGLQEDFYQKVDTHIHIPEGAVPKDGPSAGITMATAMISALTNIPIRNDVGMTGEITLRGRVLPIGGLKEKILAAKRAGIKTILVPVDNEKNVMELEEHIREGVDILFMSHMDEVLSHALTEPIKKVEKNECK
- a CDS encoding DUF4364 family protein; protein product: MTQNTHDLTANKLILLFLLKNVSGPLSQTQITDFILFNNYTDYFSLQQYLAELVNATLIAQSKNNNTTLYEINQKGIDTLELFINRIPYSIRQEIMEFTKNNDCKVNLYRRIESNIKEEDGQYVVSCSIKENDKPIISLDVKTESEDEAKMIKTNWQKRARSIYKTVVKDLKNEN